The Drosophila bipectinata strain 14024-0381.07 chromosome 2L, DbipHiC1v2, whole genome shotgun sequence genome has a segment encoding these proteins:
- the twe gene encoding cdc25-like protein phosphatase twine: MASKRLMLEEEEEEDLCGSENDEQLQENPSAKRHKSGALETLMHRLLKRQIPAAGSGCNTILSPITELSQNMRCTTLEPGGGATPKSTQRSSKTLSHFNSVSSRTLSSFDSVSSSYDSGNSLDDEYMAMFELEAEEDPKLGLPGDLELLISGQLKTYQLPDAEEPSKRSVRRCLSMYPCDQQRQAEGKEEYPSTEHLGHKSPGRKLQRKTLSMNDAEIMTALGDEPELIGDLSRPCALPCLLSGTRHRDLKTISSDTLARLMQGDFAEQLGSKGGYQIIDCRYPYEYLGGHIRGAMNLYTRGQIQDAFPSFAEQLQRTEERRIFVFHCEFSSERGPKLLRFLRSNDRSLHAHNYPTLDYPELYLLHNGYKEFFGLHAELCEPEGYVPMLAPDHNEEFRYFRAKTKSWQCGEGEGGDSGIGGGGGGGGGGGSRTLKKSRSRLVYAE, from the coding sequence ATGGCCAGCAAGCGGCTGATGCTCGAAGAGGAGGAAGAAGAAGATTTGTGCGGTTCCGAGAATGACGAGCAGCTCCAGGAAAATCCATCGGCCAAGCGCCACAAAAGCGGAGCCCTGGAGACTCTGATGCATCGCCTACTTAAACGTCAAATTCCGGCCGCCGGATCTGGGTGCAACACAATCCTTTCGCCCATTACCGAGCTCTCGCAGAACATGCGGTGTACAACCTTGGAGCCAGGAGGCGGAGCAACGCCCAAATCCACTCAGCGTAGCTCCAAGACCCTCAGCCACTTCAACAGTGTATCGTCCAGGACGCTGAGCAGTTTCGACAGCGTGTCCTCCAGCTACGATTCGGGAAACTCACTGGACGACGAGTACATGGCAATGTTCGAGCTGGAAGCCGAAGAGGATCCAAAGCTGGGGCTGCCCGGGGACCTGGAGCTGCTCATCAGTGGGCAACTAAAGACCTATCAGTTGCCCGACGCCGAGGAGCCTTCAAAACGGTCCGTACGTCGCTGCCTGAGCATGTACCCATGTGACCAGCAGCGCCAGGCTGAAGGAAAGGAGGAGTATCCCAGCACAGAGCACCTGGGCCACAAATCCCCGGGGCGGAAGCTGCAAAGAAAAACGCTCTCCATGAACGATGCCGAAATAATGACTGCCTTGGGCGACGAACCCGAGTTGATTGGAGATCTCAGCCGGCCGTGTGCCCTACCGTGCTTGCTCTCCGGCACACGACACCGCGACCTAAAGACGATATCGAGTGACACCCTGGCCCGTCTGATGCAGGGTGATTTTGCCGAGCAGCTGGGCAGCAAGGGAGGCTACCAGATCATCGACTGCCGTTATCCGTATGAATACCTGGGCGGTCATATACGCGGAGCCATGAACCTCTATACCCGAGGACAGATCCAGGATGCCTTTCCCAGCTTCGCCGAGCAGCTGCAGCGAACCGAAGAGCGTCGCATCTTTGTTTTCCACTGCGAGTTCTCCTCGGAGCGCGGACCTAAGCTATTGCGCTTCCTCCGGAGCAACGACCGCAGCCTGCACGCCCACAACTACCCGACTCTGGACTACCCGGAGTTGTATCTACTCCACAATGGCTATAAGGAGTTCTTTGGGCTGCATGCCGAGCTCTGCGAACCGGAGGGCTATGTGCCAATGCTGGCACCTGACCACAACGAGGAGTTCCGCTACTTCCGGGCCAAGACCAAGTCCTGGCAGTGCGGCGAAGGCGAGGGCGGTGACAGTGGCATCGGTGGGGGCGGTGGAGGCGGTGGAGGCGGTGGCTCCCGCACACTGAAAAAGTCGCGCTCTCGCCTGGTCTACGCCGAGTGA